GTCCATCGCGTCCTGGGTCGCCCATGTCCACGGAGGCACGCTCACGGCGGGGCGCGGGGAACGCGGCGGTGCCAGGTTCGTGCTCCGGCTCCCCGGCCAGGGCTGAACCTCCCCCGCTCTCTCTGCCCCCCGCCTCAGCAAATCCTCAGCATCCACGCGTGATCCTTCCCTGGACCGACCACCCATGGGAGTACTCCGTGATCACCGCCCCCACCCGCCGCCGGACCCTCGTCCTCGCCCTCGCCGTCCTCGGCGCCACGTCGCTGGCGGCCTGTACGGCCGGAACCGGCTCGGACGGGAACCGGCCGAGGACCTCGGCCGCCCCCACCGACCCCGCCTCCCGCCCCGACCTGCGGCGCTTCTACGGCCAGAAACTCGACTGGCGGCCCTGCGGCGACCACCGGTGCGCCTCGCTCACCGTCCCGCGGGACTACTCCCGCCCCGGCAACGGCAAGACCTTCGTCCTGCCGGTGGCGAAGGCCGTCACCGCGATCCCGGGGAAGCGTGTCGGATCGCTCGTGCTCAACCCCGGTGGCCCGGGCGAGCGCGGGGTGCAGTTGGTCAAGGACGGCGTCGCCGAGGACATCGGCCGGGGCGTGAGCGAGCGGTTCGACATCGTGTCCTTCGACCCGCGCGGAGTCGGCGGGAGCAAGCCGGCCCTGACCTGCACGCCCGCCGACTCGGCGGAACCGGCCGAGGGCGGGGAGGAGTCCACGGACGACGCCGCCGAGGTGCCGCTCCACCCCCGGACCGCCTCCGAGCGCGCCGACGCCCTCGCGAGCGCCCGGGCGACGGCCGCCGGCTGCCGGGCCGCCAGCGGTCCGCTGCTCCCCCACGTCGGAACGGACGACGCCGCCCGTGACCTGGACGTGCTGCGCGCGGCCCTCGGCGAGCGACGGCTGACGTACGTCGGCTGGTCGTACGGCACGAGCCTGGGCACCTCGTACGCCGAGCAGTTCCCGCGCCGCGTACGGGCGATGGTCCTGGACGGGGCCGTCGACCCGTCGCTCGACTGGCGGCAGCGCATGCTCGGCCAGTCCACCGGGTTCAGGAAGGCGGTGGAGGAGTACGCCGACTCCTGCGCCGACACGGTCGGCGACGCCTGCCCGGGCGCGACGCCCGAGGAGATACGGGCCCTGATCGACCGTCTCCTGGAG
The sequence above is a segment of the Streptomyces sp. NBC_01255 genome. Coding sequences within it:
- a CDS encoding alpha/beta hydrolase, yielding MILPWTDHPWEYSVITAPTRRRTLVLALAVLGATSLAACTAGTGSDGNRPRTSAAPTDPASRPDLRRFYGQKLDWRPCGDHRCASLTVPRDYSRPGNGKTFVLPVAKAVTAIPGKRVGSLVLNPGGPGERGVQLVKDGVAEDIGRGVSERFDIVSFDPRGVGGSKPALTCTPADSAEPAEGGEESTDDAAEVPLHPRTASERADALASARATAAGCRAASGPLLPHVGTDDAARDLDVLRAALGERRLTYVGWSYGTSLGTSYAEQFPRRVRAMVLDGAVDPSLDWRQRMLGQSTGFRKAVEEYADSCADTVGDACPGATPEEIRALIDRLLERTEREPLPVDDSAYGLDAPALVSALSLSMYTPEAQWQDLSEALVAADGGDGTRLAALAAGEEAPEDTDADASDDSSGAAVSEGPAESEPSGASEDDVPEDNTDAALIAINCLDVPHPRDAQAYWDALAPAEKAAGVYGTTGVVNELVCKDLPAGSQRPHRVTAEGVPPVLVVGTAGDPATPYGEAVSLARQFPGGMLLSLDAPGHTGYGRSTCVDRKVEAYLISLTKVLPGTTCTE